The following proteins are co-located in the Micromonospora viridifaciens genome:
- the recN gene encoding DNA repair protein RecN — protein sequence MLEELRITGLGVIEDTTLPLTGGMNVITGETGAGKTMVVTGLGLLFGGRADAGRVRAEPGRAVVEGRLRLHGRVAETVHARITDAGGEPDEDGSLLLSRTVTVEGRSRAHLGGRSMPVSMLGEVGEQVVAVHGQSDQLRLLRPAEQRAALDRFAGPEHEKLLDALREAYSRWRAVVDDLADRRRNARERHQEADLLRLGLDEITRVDPQPGEDDELKAEAQRLEHAEGLRTAAQLAHQCVASGVEAADDAPDATALLGTARRALEAQAGTDPALGELAVRLEEAATLVADVAAELSAYLAGLDADPARLQAVYERRAALRGLTRKYADDVDGVIAWAERARTRLSDLDTSDELLDELEREASRLAGEVVELAGRVSASRQEAAVRFAEQVTVELAGLAMPHARIEVAVLPRPVGRAEPSLTVNGVEAGVGPDGADEVELRLLAHPGAPALPLQRGASGGELSRVMLAIEVVFAGSGGPPTLVFDEVDAGVGGQAAVEIGRRLARLARSHQVLVVTHLPQVAAFADRHLVVAKDTGGAVTTSGVRVVEDTERARELARMLAGLPDSDLGIAHAEELLAVAAKERRP from the coding sequence GTGCTGGAAGAGCTGCGCATCACCGGACTGGGCGTCATCGAGGACACCACGCTGCCGTTGACCGGCGGGATGAACGTCATCACCGGCGAGACCGGTGCGGGCAAGACCATGGTGGTGACCGGCCTCGGCCTGTTGTTCGGCGGCCGGGCGGACGCCGGCCGGGTGCGGGCCGAGCCGGGCCGCGCCGTGGTGGAGGGGCGGCTGCGCCTGCACGGCCGGGTGGCCGAGACGGTGCACGCCCGGATCACCGACGCCGGCGGCGAGCCCGACGAGGACGGTTCGCTGCTGCTGAGCCGGACGGTCACCGTGGAGGGTCGCTCCCGGGCGCACCTGGGCGGCCGGAGCATGCCGGTGTCGATGCTGGGTGAGGTGGGCGAGCAGGTGGTGGCCGTGCACGGCCAGTCCGACCAGCTCCGCCTGCTGCGCCCCGCCGAGCAGCGGGCCGCGCTGGACCGGTTCGCCGGCCCCGAGCACGAGAAACTGCTCGACGCGCTGCGTGAGGCGTACTCCCGGTGGCGGGCGGTGGTCGACGACCTGGCCGACCGGCGGCGCAACGCCCGCGAGCGCCACCAGGAGGCGGATCTGCTCCGCCTGGGCCTGGACGAGATCACCCGGGTGGATCCGCAGCCCGGCGAGGACGACGAGCTGAAGGCGGAGGCGCAGCGCCTGGAGCACGCCGAGGGGCTGCGTACGGCGGCCCAGCTGGCCCACCAGTGCGTGGCCAGCGGGGTGGAGGCGGCCGACGACGCCCCGGACGCCACCGCGCTGCTCGGCACCGCCCGGCGTGCCCTGGAGGCCCAGGCCGGCACCGACCCGGCCCTCGGCGAGCTGGCGGTCCGGCTGGAGGAGGCGGCCACCCTGGTCGCCGACGTGGCCGCGGAGCTGTCGGCGTACCTGGCCGGGTTGGACGCCGATCCGGCCCGCCTGCAGGCCGTCTACGAGCGGCGGGCCGCGCTGCGCGGGCTGACCCGCAAGTACGCCGACGACGTCGACGGGGTGATCGCCTGGGCCGAGCGGGCGCGTACCCGGCTGTCCGATCTGGACACCTCCGACGAGCTGCTGGACGAGCTGGAGAGGGAGGCGTCCCGGCTGGCCGGGGAGGTGGTCGAGCTGGCCGGCCGGGTCTCCGCGTCCCGGCAGGAGGCCGCGGTCCGTTTCGCCGAGCAGGTCACCGTCGAGCTGGCCGGGCTGGCCATGCCGCACGCCCGGATCGAGGTGGCGGTGCTGCCCCGCCCGGTCGGGCGGGCCGAGCCGAGCCTGACGGTCAACGGCGTCGAGGCCGGGGTCGGCCCGGACGGCGCCGACGAGGTGGAGCTGCGTCTGCTGGCCCACCCGGGCGCGCCGGCGCTGCCGTTGCAGCGGGGTGCCTCCGGCGGTGAGCTGTCCCGGGTGATGCTCGCCATCGAGGTGGTCTTCGCCGGTTCCGGCGGCCCGCCCACGCTGGTCTTCGACGAGGTCGACGCCGGGGTCGGCGGGCAGGCGGCGGTGGAGATCGGCCGGCGGCTGGCCCGGCTGGCCCGCAGTCACCAGGTCCTGGTGGTCACCCACCTGCCGCAGGTGGCCGCGTTCGCCGACCGCCACCTGGTGGTGGCGAAGGACACCGGGGGAGCGGTGACCACCAGCGGGGTCCGTGTGGTGGAGGACACCGAGCGGGCCCGGGAGCTGGCCCGGATGCTCGCGGGTTTGCCGGATTCCGATCTGGGTATCGCGCACGCCGAGGAACTCCTGGCCGTGGCGGCCAAGGAAAGGCGTCCGTGA
- a CDS encoding phasin family protein: MQDAWRAYLELAMGLTEAPRKKAQDTVRRVVGQGGATAAQLQALAEELVSTGMANREALAKLVRFEVDRALSAVGLATADEVAELTRRVRELERQLREAQATSAAAPATGARTAGAPEAAPTGAVPAPTKVVAKKAVAKKTVVKRSTATAVDTSAEEAPAAPARPAKKAAARKRTGGAGS; this comes from the coding sequence ATGCAGGACGCGTGGCGCGCCTACCTCGAGCTGGCCATGGGCCTGACGGAGGCGCCCCGGAAGAAGGCCCAGGACACCGTGCGACGCGTGGTCGGGCAGGGCGGAGCGACCGCCGCCCAGCTCCAGGCGCTCGCCGAGGAGCTCGTCTCCACCGGCATGGCGAACCGGGAGGCGTTGGCCAAGCTGGTCCGCTTCGAGGTGGACCGCGCGCTGAGCGCGGTCGGGCTGGCCACCGCCGACGAGGTTGCCGAGCTGACCCGCCGGGTGCGCGAGCTGGAACGGCAGCTGCGCGAGGCGCAGGCCACCTCGGCGGCGGCACCCGCCACCGGAGCCCGGACCGCCGGCGCTCCGGAGGCGGCGCCGACCGGCGCGGTGCCCGCACCCACGAAGGTGGTGGCGAAGAAGGCGGTGGCGAAGAAGACCGTCGTGAAGAGGTCGACCGCGACGGCCGTCGACACCTCGGCCGAGGAAGCGCCCGCCGCCCCGGCCCGACCGGCCAAGAAGGCCGCCGCTCGCAAGCGGACCGGCGGTGCCGGGTCGTGA
- the murJ gene encoding murein biosynthesis integral membrane protein MurJ, producing MTKPASLAGAGRVAGAAALIAILTVVSRLAGFGRTAVFTWTLAPTDLGGAYVIANNLPNFIFEIVAGGALASLVVPLLAGAVEAGDRRAVAATTGALLTWVLALLVPLAVLVALLADPLVSLQGGGLSEVQHQAGARMLRLFAPQLPLYGVGIVLTGVLQAHRRFAWPVIAPLLSSVTVIAVYLGFTAVEGRLATVGEVGRGGELLLSGGTTLGVVVLSLSLLIPLRRLRLPLRPGFRFPADARARVGGLAVAGVVTVAAQQVALMVALSQVSYGSKANPGIYNIAQTIYFLPWSVLAVPLAVAAYPTLAAARAAGDERTYRETLAPAVRGVVLFSLLGTAALVGTAIPVGHFFFAPDLAGPAAAAIAGFAPGLLGYGLFAVLTRALYARAETRSATVATAVGWLTVPVLAVLLGHLLPLADRVLAVALATSAGMLVLGGLLIAAVLRSAGRAALAGVGRAGAAGLLAAVVAGLGGAGASRWLAGLGTPTTAQALVQGMLCGAVVGVLFLAVAWLADARDVRPLLAAVARRLGRRRPPGGAGPQEDQRPADRGDGKETVTS from the coding sequence GTGACAAAACCGGCATCCCTCGCCGGCGCCGGCCGGGTGGCCGGAGCGGCCGCCCTCATCGCCATCCTCACCGTGGTGAGCCGGCTCGCCGGCTTCGGCCGTACCGCCGTCTTCACCTGGACGCTCGCCCCCACCGACCTCGGCGGCGCGTACGTCATCGCGAACAATCTGCCGAACTTCATCTTCGAGATCGTCGCCGGTGGGGCGCTGGCCAGCCTCGTCGTACCGCTGCTGGCGGGGGCGGTCGAGGCGGGCGACCGGCGCGCCGTGGCCGCCACCACCGGGGCCCTGCTCACCTGGGTGCTCGCCCTGCTGGTGCCGCTCGCCGTGCTGGTCGCGCTGCTCGCCGACCCGTTGGTCTCGCTGCAGGGGGGCGGCCTCAGCGAGGTCCAGCACCAGGCCGGGGCCCGGATGCTGCGGCTGTTCGCCCCCCAGCTGCCGCTGTACGGGGTGGGCATCGTGCTCACCGGGGTGCTCCAGGCGCACCGGCGGTTCGCCTGGCCGGTGATCGCCCCGCTGCTGTCCAGCGTCACCGTCATCGCGGTCTACCTCGGCTTCACCGCCGTCGAGGGGCGGCTGGCCACGGTGGGTGAGGTCGGCCGGGGCGGCGAGCTGCTGCTCTCCGGCGGCACCACGCTGGGTGTGGTGGTGCTCTCGCTGTCCCTGCTCATCCCGCTGCGCCGGCTGCGGCTGCCGCTGCGGCCGGGTTTCCGGTTCCCGGCCGACGCCCGGGCCCGGGTCGGCGGGCTGGCCGTCGCCGGGGTGGTGACCGTCGCCGCTCAGCAGGTCGCCCTCATGGTCGCGCTCAGCCAGGTCTCCTACGGGTCGAAGGCCAACCCGGGCATCTACAACATCGCCCAGACGATCTACTTCCTGCCCTGGTCGGTGCTGGCCGTGCCGCTCGCCGTGGCCGCGTACCCGACCCTGGCGGCGGCCCGCGCGGCCGGCGACGAGCGGACCTACCGGGAGACCCTCGCCCCGGCGGTGCGCGGGGTCGTGCTGTTCAGCCTGCTCGGTACCGCCGCGCTGGTCGGCACGGCCATCCCGGTCGGGCACTTCTTCTTCGCGCCGGACCTCGCGGGCCCGGCCGCGGCCGCCATCGCCGGCTTCGCCCCCGGCCTGCTCGGCTACGGGCTCTTCGCCGTGCTCACCCGGGCCCTGTACGCTCGCGCCGAGACCCGGTCGGCGACCGTCGCCACCGCGGTCGGTTGGCTGACGGTGCCGGTGCTGGCGGTGCTGCTCGGGCACCTGCTGCCGCTGGCCGATCGGGTGCTGGCGGTGGCCCTGGCCACCTCCGCGGGCATGCTGGTGCTCGGTGGGCTGCTGATCGCCGCCGTGCTCCGCTCCGCCGGCCGGGCCGCCCTGGCCGGCGTCGGCCGGGCCGGGGCCGCCGGCCTGCTCGCCGCCGTGGTGGCCGGGCTCGGCGGGGCGGGCGCCTCCCGCTGGCTCGCCGGCCTCGGGACCCCGACGACGGCGCAGGCCCTCGTGCAGGGCATGCTGTGCGGGGCCGTGGTCGGCGTACTGTTCCTCGCCGTCGCCTGGCTGGCCGACGCGCGGGACGTCCGGCCGCTGCTCGCCGCGGTGGCCCGCCGGCTCGGACGGCGGCGACCGCCGGGCGGCGCCGGCCCGCAGGAGGACCAGCGCCCCGCGGATCGGGGCGACGGGAAGGAGACCGTTACCTCATGA
- a CDS encoding CTP synthase, with protein sequence MAPSARTTRHIFVTGGVASSLGKGLTASSLGNLLTARGLRVVMQKLDPYLNVDPGTMNPFQHGEVFVTEDGAETDLDVGHYERFLDRDLSGKANVTTGQIYSAVIAKERRGEYLGDTVQVIPHITNEIKSRILGMGEPDAEGQVPDVVITEVGGTVGDIESLPFLEAIRQVRHDLGRDNCFYLHVSLVPYLAPSGELKTKPTQHSVAQLRSIGIQPDALVLRCDREIPDKVKEKLSLYCDVDREAVTAAPDAPSIYDIPKVLHREGLDAYVVRRLGVSFRDVDWTSWDDLLDRVHQPRHTVTVALVGKYVDLPDAYLSVSEAIRAAGFGHRARVQLRWVPSDDCVTPAGAAAALAGVDGIVIPGGFGVRGIEGKIGTTRYARENGIPLLGLCLGLQCMTIEVARHLAGLDGANSLEFDEEAKHPVIATMADQEDIVAGKGDLGGTMRLGAYPAKLAEGSLVAEAYGSTEVSERHRHRYEVNNAYRDQLTKAGLRISGTSPDGRLVEFVELDRKLHPFFVATQAHPELKSRPTRPHPLFAAFVKATVAYSQADQLPVDLETAPPEAAAAKATRSGAAAAAKAASAS encoded by the coding sequence TTGGCCCCTTCAGCACGGACGACCAGGCACATTTTCGTCACCGGGGGCGTCGCCTCCTCGCTGGGTAAGGGCCTCACCGCCTCCAGCCTCGGCAACCTGCTGACCGCGCGCGGGCTGCGCGTGGTCATGCAGAAGCTCGACCCGTACCTCAACGTCGACCCAGGAACGATGAACCCGTTCCAGCACGGCGAGGTCTTCGTCACGGAGGACGGCGCCGAGACCGACCTCGACGTCGGCCACTACGAGCGGTTCCTGGACCGGGACCTGTCCGGCAAGGCGAACGTCACCACCGGGCAGATCTACTCGGCGGTGATCGCCAAGGAGCGGCGCGGCGAGTACCTGGGCGACACCGTCCAGGTCATCCCGCACATCACCAACGAGATCAAGTCGCGGATCCTCGGCATGGGTGAGCCGGACGCCGAGGGCCAGGTGCCGGACGTGGTGATCACCGAGGTCGGCGGCACGGTCGGCGACATCGAGTCGCTGCCGTTCCTCGAGGCGATCCGGCAGGTCCGCCACGACCTGGGCCGGGACAACTGCTTCTACCTGCACGTCTCGCTGGTGCCGTACCTGGCGCCGTCCGGCGAGCTGAAGACCAAGCCGACCCAGCACTCGGTGGCGCAGCTGCGCAGCATCGGCATCCAGCCGGACGCCCTGGTGCTGCGCTGCGACCGGGAGATCCCGGACAAGGTCAAGGAGAAGCTCTCCCTCTACTGCGACGTGGACCGGGAGGCGGTCACCGCCGCCCCGGACGCGCCGAGCATCTACGACATCCCGAAGGTGCTGCACCGGGAGGGCCTCGACGCGTACGTGGTGCGCCGGCTGGGCGTCTCGTTCCGGGACGTGGACTGGACCAGCTGGGACGACCTGCTGGACCGGGTGCACCAGCCGCGCCACACGGTGACCGTGGCGCTGGTCGGCAAGTACGTCGACCTGCCCGACGCGTACCTGTCGGTGAGCGAGGCGATCCGGGCCGCCGGGTTCGGCCACCGGGCGCGGGTGCAGCTGCGCTGGGTGCCCAGCGACGACTGCGTCACCCCGGCCGGCGCGGCGGCCGCCCTGGCCGGCGTGGACGGCATCGTCATCCCCGGCGGGTTCGGTGTGCGCGGGATCGAGGGCAAGATCGGCACCACCCGGTACGCCCGGGAGAACGGCATCCCGCTGCTCGGCCTCTGCCTCGGCCTGCAGTGCATGACCATCGAGGTGGCCCGCCACCTGGCCGGCCTCGACGGGGCGAACTCGCTGGAGTTCGACGAGGAGGCGAAGCACCCGGTCATCGCCACGATGGCCGACCAGGAGGACATCGTGGCCGGCAAGGGCGACCTGGGCGGCACCATGCGGCTCGGGGCGTACCCGGCGAAGCTGGCCGAGGGCTCGCTGGTCGCCGAGGCGTACGGCAGCACCGAGGTCAGCGAGCGGCACCGGCACCGGTACGAGGTGAACAACGCCTACCGCGACCAGCTCACCAAGGCCGGCCTGCGCATCTCCGGCACCTCGCCGGACGGGCGGCTGGTCGAGTTCGTCGAGCTGGACCGGAAGCTGCACCCGTTCTTCGTGGCCACCCAGGCGCACCCGGAGCTGAAGAGCCGGCCGACCCGGCCCCACCCGCTGTTCGCCGCGTTCGTCAAGGCCACCGTCGCCTACTCGCAGGCCGACCAGCTCCCGGTCGACCTGGAGACCGCCCCGCCGGAGGCGGCGGCCGCGAAGGCGACCCGTTCCGGCGCCGCCGCCGCGGCGAAGGCGGCGTCCGCGTCGTGA
- the steA gene encoding putative cytokinetic ring protein SteA, with protein MRLPTLRRTRNAEPGSILGTARLDRRTKRLVGRLRPGDIAVIDHVDLDRVAADSLVAVGVAAVLNAKPSVSGRYPNLGPEVLISAGIPLLDDLGESVFEQIREGDIVRIEGNTVYVGDEPVAHGTLQDAETVAKSMADAREGLSVQLEAFAANTMDYLKQERDLLLDGVGVPEIQTRIQGRHCLIVVRGYDYKADLDVLRPYIREFKPVLIGVDGGADALVEAGYTPDVIIGDMDSVTDDVLRCGAEVIVHAYPDGRAPGLARVEGLGVPAITFPAAATSEDLAMLLADEKGASLLVAVGTHATLVEFLDKGRGGMASTFLTRLKVGGKLVDAKGVSRLYRQSISGSSLLLLVLSAVAAMASAVAVSTIGKAYLGVVSEWWDNLVFQLGQLF; from the coding sequence ATGCGTCTACCCACGTTGCGCCGGACCCGGAACGCGGAACCCGGCTCGATCCTCGGCACCGCGCGCCTCGACCGCCGGACGAAGCGGCTCGTCGGCCGGCTCCGGCCCGGGGACATCGCGGTCATCGACCATGTCGACCTGGACCGGGTGGCGGCCGACTCGCTGGTCGCGGTCGGGGTCGCCGCCGTGCTCAACGCCAAGCCCTCGGTCTCCGGACGCTACCCGAACCTCGGCCCCGAGGTGCTGATCTCCGCCGGCATCCCGCTTCTGGACGACCTGGGTGAGAGCGTCTTCGAGCAGATCCGCGAGGGCGACATCGTCCGGATCGAGGGCAACACGGTCTACGTCGGCGACGAGCCGGTCGCGCACGGCACCTTGCAGGACGCCGAGACGGTGGCCAAGTCGATGGCCGACGCCCGGGAGGGGCTGTCGGTGCAGTTGGAGGCGTTCGCCGCCAACACCATGGACTACCTCAAGCAGGAGCGGGACCTGCTGCTCGACGGCGTCGGCGTACCGGAGATCCAGACCCGGATCCAGGGCCGGCACTGCCTGATCGTGGTCCGCGGGTACGACTACAAGGCCGACCTGGACGTGCTGCGCCCCTACATCCGGGAGTTCAAGCCGGTGCTGATCGGCGTGGACGGCGGCGCGGACGCCCTGGTCGAGGCCGGCTACACCCCCGACGTGATCATCGGTGACATGGATTCGGTCACCGACGACGTGCTGCGCTGCGGTGCCGAGGTGATCGTGCACGCCTACCCGGACGGGCGGGCGCCGGGCCTGGCCCGGGTGGAGGGGCTCGGTGTGCCGGCCATCACCTTCCCGGCCGCGGCGACCAGCGAGGATCTGGCCATGCTGCTGGCCGACGAGAAGGGCGCGTCGCTGCTGGTGGCCGTCGGCACCCACGCCACCCTGGTGGAGTTTCTCGACAAGGGCCGGGGTGGCATGGCCTCGACCTTCCTGACCCGGCTGAAGGTGGGCGGCAAGCTGGTCGACGCCAAGGGGGTGAGCCGGCTCTACCGGCAGAGCATCTCCGGCTCGTCGCTGCTGCTGCTGGTCCTCTCGGCGGTGGCCGCGATGGCCTCCGCGGTGGCGGTCTCCACCATCGGTAAGGCGTATCTGGGCGTGGTCTCGGAATGGTGGGACAATTTGGTCTTTCAGCTCGGCCAGCTCTTCTAG
- a CDS encoding TlyA family RNA methyltransferase, with protein sequence MARRTRLDAELVRRGLARSREQAAALVEAGRVQLRGVPARKPAAMVDPADPLLVTGEDPTTEYVSRGGHKLAGALAAFVPAGLTVAGRRCLDAGASTGGFTDVLLRAGAAEVVAVDVGYGQLAWSLRNDERVHVFERTNVRTVTPEAVGGPVDLTVADLSFISLRLVLPALAGCTKPDGDLALMVKPQFEVGRERVGAGGVVRDPALRAEAVLDVAAGAAQLGLGLADVVASPLPGPSGNVEFFVWLRRDAPAADPERVRAVVAAGPQGFPAAGAAADPASEEVSG encoded by the coding sequence ATGGCACGTCGCACCCGGCTGGATGCCGAACTCGTCCGCCGCGGCCTGGCCCGCTCGCGTGAGCAGGCGGCCGCGCTGGTGGAGGCCGGCCGCGTTCAGCTGCGTGGAGTGCCCGCCCGCAAACCCGCCGCGATGGTCGACCCGGCCGACCCGCTGCTGGTCACCGGCGAGGATCCCACCACCGAGTACGTCTCCCGGGGCGGGCACAAGCTCGCCGGCGCGCTCGCCGCGTTCGTGCCCGCCGGGCTGACGGTGGCCGGCCGGCGGTGCCTGGACGCCGGCGCCTCCACCGGCGGCTTTACCGACGTGCTGCTACGTGCCGGCGCGGCCGAGGTGGTGGCGGTCGACGTCGGGTACGGCCAGTTGGCGTGGTCGCTGCGCAACGACGAGCGGGTGCACGTCTTCGAGCGCACCAACGTGCGTACCGTCACTCCGGAGGCCGTCGGGGGCCCGGTCGACCTGACGGTGGCCGATCTGTCGTTCATCTCGCTCCGGCTGGTGCTGCCGGCGCTGGCCGGCTGCACGAAGCCGGACGGCGATCTGGCGCTGATGGTCAAGCCGCAGTTCGAGGTGGGCAGGGAGCGGGTCGGCGCGGGCGGGGTGGTCCGCGACCCGGCGCTGCGCGCCGAGGCGGTGCTCGACGTGGCCGCCGGGGCGGCGCAGCTCGGCCTGGGCCTGGCCGACGTGGTTGCCAGCCCGTTGCCGGGGCCGAGCGGCAACGTCGAGTTCTTCGTCTGGTTACGCCGGGACGCGCCTGCCGCGGACCCCGAGCGGGTGCGCGCGGTGGTGGCCGCCGGCCCGCAGGGTTTCCCGGCTGCCGGCGCCGCCGCGGACCCCGCGAGTGAGGAGGTGTCCGGGTGA
- a CDS encoding copper transporter — protein sequence MINFRYHVVSLTAVFLALAIGLVVGTAALNGPVADSLKEHVNALRKDNQQMRQQVNSLQKELDMEEDFAAESAPLLLSGKLSGRRVLVLSLPSGREHTEGVLKMLQLGGANVTGRIDVQDKFINLESNNNLLELAVTAARPNSVSTANLPGNGHGVETSSALLASVLLDRPAGTPPVTEADRRTVLQQYTSGGYLTAQDKVSGPAEAVVLVSGQPYVDKDSANKDKSVVKIAEQFDRAGAIVVGGMGSAGGNLVAEVRGDPVLSQSISTVDNANTVQGQLVTALALVQQLTERKAGQYGVGDNAAGGLLPKLPQ from the coding sequence GTGATCAACTTCCGGTACCACGTGGTGTCCCTGACCGCGGTCTTCCTGGCCTTGGCGATCGGCCTGGTGGTCGGCACGGCCGCCCTCAACGGGCCGGTCGCCGACTCGCTGAAGGAACACGTCAACGCGCTGCGCAAGGACAACCAGCAGATGCGCCAGCAGGTCAACAGCCTCCAGAAGGAACTGGACATGGAGGAGGATTTCGCCGCCGAGTCGGCGCCGCTTCTGCTGTCCGGCAAGCTGTCCGGTCGCCGGGTGCTGGTGCTCAGCCTGCCCAGCGGGCGGGAGCACACCGAGGGCGTGCTGAAGATGCTCCAGCTGGGTGGGGCCAACGTCACCGGCCGGATCGACGTCCAGGACAAGTTCATCAACCTGGAGAGCAACAACAACCTGCTGGAGTTGGCGGTCACCGCCGCCCGCCCGAACAGCGTCTCCACCGCCAACCTGCCCGGCAACGGGCACGGCGTGGAGACCTCCAGCGCGCTGCTGGCCAGCGTCCTGCTGGACCGGCCGGCGGGCACCCCGCCGGTCACCGAGGCGGACCGCCGGACGGTGCTGCAGCAGTACACGAGCGGCGGGTACCTGACCGCGCAGGACAAGGTCTCCGGGCCGGCCGAGGCGGTCGTGCTGGTGAGCGGGCAGCCGTACGTCGACAAGGACTCGGCGAACAAGGACAAGTCGGTGGTGAAGATCGCCGAGCAGTTCGACCGGGCCGGTGCGATCGTGGTGGGCGGCATGGGCTCGGCGGGCGGAAACCTGGTCGCCGAGGTGCGGGGCGACCCGGTGCTCTCCCAGAGCATCTCGACCGTCGACAACGCCAACACCGTGCAGGGCCAGCTGGTCACCGCGCTCGCCCTGGTACAGCAGCTGACCGAGCGGAAGGCCGGCCAGTACGGTGTCGGGGACAACGCCGCGGGTGGGCTGCTGCCTAAACTGCCGCAGTGA
- a CDS encoding glycosyltransferase family 4 protein gives MTDASSVPRWPGSVALVLASSTGGVGQHVRSVARGLTAAGVSVLVCGPAATQDQFDFTGVGARFAPVEIPASPTPADAGAVAALRRALAATRVDVVHAHGLRAGLVAVLARPAAPLVVTWHNAVIAGGLRGRLSRLVERIVARSVRVALGASSDLVERAAALGAADARLAPVAAPELPPPRRRRAAVRAEFGVAPDRPLILSVGRLHPQKRYDILVDAAARWRTRTPPPLVLIAGSGPAYLQLAARISAARAPVTLLGHRTDVADLLAGADLAVVTSDWEARQLFAQEALRAGVPLVATAVGGLPELVGDAVVLVPAGDVDAVDAAVRDLLDDEPRRAELARRGAARAATWPTEADTVAALAALYAELVPEPSTGQT, from the coding sequence ATGACGGACGCCTCGTCGGTGCCGCGGTGGCCCGGCTCGGTGGCTCTGGTGCTCGCCTCCAGCACCGGCGGGGTGGGGCAGCACGTGCGCTCGGTGGCCCGAGGGTTGACCGCCGCCGGGGTGTCCGTGCTGGTCTGCGGTCCGGCGGCCACCCAGGACCAGTTCGACTTCACGGGCGTGGGCGCCCGATTCGCGCCGGTGGAGATCCCGGCCAGTCCCACCCCGGCCGACGCGGGGGCGGTCGCCGCGCTACGTCGGGCGCTCGCCGCCACCCGGGTCGACGTCGTGCACGCGCACGGGCTGCGCGCCGGTCTGGTGGCCGTCCTGGCCCGGCCAGCCGCGCCGCTGGTGGTGACCTGGCACAACGCCGTGATCGCCGGCGGGTTGCGGGGGCGGTTGTCCCGGCTCGTCGAACGGATCGTGGCCCGTTCCGTCCGGGTGGCGCTGGGGGCCTCCAGCGACCTGGTGGAGCGGGCCGCCGCGCTGGGCGCGGCCGACGCCCGCCTCGCTCCGGTGGCCGCGCCGGAGCTGCCCCCGCCGCGCCGCCGCCGGGCCGCCGTCCGCGCCGAGTTCGGCGTCGCCCCCGACCGCCCGCTCATCCTCTCCGTGGGCCGGCTGCACCCGCAGAAGCGGTACGACATCCTGGTCGACGCGGCGGCCCGGTGGCGTACCCGGACTCCACCGCCGCTGGTGCTGATCGCCGGCAGCGGGCCCGCGTACCTGCAGCTCGCCGCGCGGATCTCGGCCGCCCGGGCGCCGGTGACCCTGCTCGGGCACCGCACCGACGTGGCCGACCTGCTGGCCGGCGCCGACCTGGCCGTGGTGACCAGCGACTGGGAGGCCCGGCAGCTGTTCGCGCAGGAGGCGCTGCGGGCCGGGGTGCCGCTGGTGGCGACCGCCGTCGGCGGTCTGCCGGAGCTGGTCGGCGACGCCGTGGTGCTGGTGCCCGCCGGTGACGTCGACGCCGTCGACGCGGCGGTCCGTGACCTGCTGGACGACGAGCCTCGCCGGGCCGAGCTGGCCCGTCGGGGCGCCGCCCGGGCCGCGACCTGGCCGACCGAGGCGGACACGGTGGCTGCCCTGGCCGCGCTCTACGCGGAGCTGGTGCCCGAGCCGTCGACGGGGCAGACGTGA
- a CDS encoding NAD kinase has translation MSRTALLVTHTGRRRSTEHARAVAADLIAAGFEVRVVAEEADDLDLPGVVPVTGLEAAEGVEIVFALGGDGTFLRAAELARPAKAPLLGINLGKVGFLAEAEIDDLDSAVRDVVARNYAVDERLTLDVTAEFDGGPTIESWALNEISVEKGERAQMLELMVDVDGRPLSRYGCDGVVCATPTGSTAYAFSGGGPVVWPEVEALLLVPISAHALFSRPLVTAPTSTVAITVDPFTTLAVLSCDGRRVYDLPPGARVTVRRGALPVRIVRLKARPFTDRLVAKFDLPVQGWRGSRR, from the coding sequence GTGAGCCGGACCGCCCTGCTGGTGACGCATACCGGCCGTCGACGCAGCACCGAGCACGCGCGGGCGGTGGCGGCGGACCTGATCGCGGCCGGCTTCGAGGTGCGGGTGGTGGCCGAGGAGGCCGACGACCTGGACCTGCCCGGTGTGGTGCCGGTGACCGGCCTGGAGGCCGCCGAGGGCGTCGAGATCGTCTTCGCCCTCGGCGGGGACGGCACCTTCCTGCGCGCCGCCGAGCTGGCCCGGCCGGCCAAGGCGCCGCTGCTCGGCATCAACCTCGGCAAGGTCGGCTTCCTCGCCGAGGCGGAGATCGACGATCTGGACAGCGCGGTACGTGACGTGGTCGCGCGCAACTACGCGGTGGACGAACGGCTCACCCTCGACGTGACCGCCGAGTTCGATGGTGGCCCGACCATCGAGTCGTGGGCGTTGAACGAGATCAGCGTGGAGAAGGGCGAGCGCGCCCAGATGCTGGAGCTGATGGTCGACGTGGACGGCCGGCCGTTGTCCCGGTACGGCTGTGACGGCGTGGTCTGCGCGACCCCGACCGGCTCCACCGCGTACGCGTTCTCCGGTGGCGGGCCGGTGGTCTGGCCGGAGGTGGAGGCGCTGCTGCTGGTGCCGATCAGCGCGCACGCGCTGTTCAGCCGTCCGCTGGTGACCGCGCCGACGTCCACCGTCGCGATCACCGTGGACCCGTTCACCACCCTCGCGGTGCTGTCCTGCGACGGCCGGCGGGTGTACGACCTGCCGCCGGGTGCCCGGGTCACCGTGCGCCGGGGCGCGCTGCCGGTGCGGATCGTCCGGCTCAAGGCGCGTCCGTTCACCGACCGCCTGGTCGCGAAGTTCGACCTGCCCGTGCAGGGCTGGCGCGGCAGCCGCCGCTGA